Proteins encoded within one genomic window of Micromonospora halotolerans:
- a CDS encoding NADP-dependent oxidoreductase — MKAVVVTGYGPPEKYTVAEVPTPRPGPGQIQVRIAAASINPADVRLPSGDFRDAVPLEFPHVPGNDFAGTVSEVGAGVTAYQVGDEVFGQAVPRALRAMAGATRPSLSTGSLAEYAVFEADTPFLAHRPAGLDIEQAAALPTIGLTARALMATAEVRPGDTVLVVGATGGVGTAVIPLLVAAQARVVATATAADADILRALGADEIIGYAESGYPSDVDVAFNLTVPSDHLTGIAGAVRPGGRLLTITYPVPQPEWIGRDDVSLQFVLDMDGTLGGMRDVAELAVRGGLAATIGGRYTLDQGAQACVDFVRRHTTGKLVVTM, encoded by the coding sequence ATGAAGGCAGTTGTCGTGACCGGCTACGGGCCCCCCGAGAAGTACACGGTGGCGGAGGTGCCGACGCCGCGACCTGGGCCGGGGCAGATCCAGGTCCGGATCGCCGCCGCCTCGATCAATCCGGCGGACGTCCGGCTGCCGAGCGGTGATTTCCGCGATGCCGTGCCGCTGGAGTTTCCGCACGTGCCCGGCAACGACTTCGCCGGCACGGTCAGTGAGGTCGGCGCCGGCGTGACGGCCTACCAGGTCGGCGACGAGGTCTTCGGCCAGGCGGTGCCTCGGGCACTGCGCGCGATGGCCGGCGCGACCCGGCCGTCGCTGAGCACAGGCTCGCTGGCCGAGTACGCGGTCTTCGAGGCCGACACCCCGTTCCTGGCACATCGGCCGGCCGGCCTCGACATCGAGCAGGCGGCCGCCCTGCCCACCATCGGCCTGACCGCACGCGCACTGATGGCCACCGCCGAGGTACGACCCGGCGACACCGTCCTGGTCGTCGGCGCGACAGGCGGCGTCGGAACCGCGGTGATCCCGCTGCTCGTCGCCGCGCAGGCCCGGGTCGTCGCCACGGCAACCGCCGCTGACGCGGACATCCTGCGAGCTCTCGGCGCTGACGAGATCATCGGATATGCGGAATCCGGGTACCCCTCGGACGTCGATGTCGCGTTCAACCTGACCGTACCCAGCGACCACCTGACCGGAATCGCCGGCGCCGTCCGCCCGGGTGGACGCCTCCTCACGATCACCTATCCGGTACCGCAACCGGAGTGGATCGGCCGCGACGACGTCAGCCTGCAATTCGTGCTGGACATGGACGGCACCCTCGGCGGGATGCGCGACGTCGCGGAACTGGCAGTCCGCGGCGGACTGGCGGCCACCATCGGCGGCCGCTACACCCTCGACCAGGGGGCGCAGGCATGCGTCGACTTCGTCCGCCGGCACACGACCGGCAAGCTGGTCGTCACGATGTGA
- a CDS encoding PfkB family carbohydrate kinase has product MAGLDAIVVGQVARDLVLRVDEVPGPSGTVPVRCRRELLGGKGANQAVGLAQLGVRVGLLGVVGEDEVGDRLLGQARSDGIDVAPVLRRPGTPSALIVDVVDARGRWRYLEDIPEATLLTEADVTGAAGVLRAARAVVVQLQQPLPAALAAARHARAAGRLVVLDGAPDDPDGAAELLSRADVLRADAREAGLLLDGDPPKDAEAGLGAGRDLAARGPALVAVEVAGEGNAFVWPGGELFVPLSETPTVDSTGAGDAFVAAVTAGLLRDDPYPRIARYAVAAAGATVGHAGGRPALNRDAIEAQLARIPDR; this is encoded by the coding sequence ATGGCCGGACTGGACGCGATCGTGGTGGGGCAGGTGGCGCGGGACCTCGTGCTGCGGGTGGACGAGGTGCCCGGCCCGTCCGGGACGGTCCCGGTGCGGTGCCGGCGGGAACTGCTCGGCGGAAAGGGCGCCAACCAGGCCGTCGGGCTGGCCCAGCTCGGCGTCCGGGTCGGGCTGCTCGGCGTGGTCGGCGAGGACGAGGTCGGCGACCGGCTACTGGGCCAGGCCCGCAGCGACGGCATCGACGTCGCCCCGGTGCTGCGCCGGCCGGGCACGCCGAGCGCGCTCATCGTGGACGTGGTGGACGCCCGGGGCCGCTGGCGGTACCTGGAGGACATCCCGGAGGCGACCCTGCTCACCGAGGCGGACGTGACCGGCGCGGCCGGGGTGCTGCGGGCCGCCCGCGCGGTGGTCGTCCAGCTCCAGCAGCCGCTGCCGGCGGCGCTCGCGGCGGCCCGGCACGCCCGCGCCGCCGGCCGGCTCGTGGTGCTCGACGGCGCGCCGGACGACCCGGACGGCGCGGCGGAGCTGCTGTCCCGGGCCGACGTGCTGCGGGCCGACGCGCGGGAGGCCGGCCTGCTGCTGGACGGCGACCCGCCGAAGGACGCCGAGGCGGGGCTGGGCGCCGGCCGGGACCTGGCGGCCCGGGGGCCGGCACTGGTGGCGGTCGAGGTGGCGGGGGAGGGGAACGCCTTCGTCTGGCCGGGCGGGGAGCTGTTCGTGCCGTTGAGCGAGACGCCCACGGTGGACAGCACCGGGGCCGGGGACGCGTTCGTGGCCGCCGTCACGGCCGGCCTGCTCCGCGACGACCCGTACCCCCGGATCGCCCGGTACGCGGTCGCGGCGGCCGGCGCGACCGTGGGGCACGCCGGGGGCCGGCCCGCCCTCAACCGCGACGCGATCGAGGCGCAGCTGGCCCGGATCCCCGACCGCTGA
- a CDS encoding TetR/AcrR family transcriptional regulator, which yields MTSTRPLRADAARNRRLLLAAAADEFAERGLDASVADIARRAGVGKGTVFRHFATKDDLLAAIVLDRIDALNAVGEQLLDAADPGLALLEFLTVAADQQQQRDLSFLQEAGELNADVIRARERMFRTVHKLVDRARQHGAVRGDVTGADVILLMCAPNYVTSYVPDAPPELWRRYLSIIFDGLRPQGAHPLPHPPPAAP from the coding sequence GTGACCTCGACCCGCCCGTTGCGTGCCGACGCCGCCCGCAACCGGCGGCTGCTGCTGGCAGCGGCTGCCGACGAGTTCGCCGAGCGTGGTCTGGATGCCTCGGTCGCCGACATCGCCCGCCGGGCAGGTGTCGGCAAGGGCACCGTGTTCCGTCACTTCGCCACGAAGGACGACCTGCTCGCCGCGATCGTCCTCGACCGGATTGACGCGCTCAACGCCGTCGGCGAGCAGCTTCTCGACGCGGCGGACCCGGGCCTCGCTCTGCTGGAGTTCCTCACCGTCGCCGCGGACCAGCAACAGCAACGCGACCTGTCGTTCCTGCAAGAGGCCGGCGAGCTGAACGCGGACGTGATCCGGGCCCGCGAGCGGATGTTCCGCACCGTGCACAAGCTTGTCGATCGGGCTCGTCAGCACGGCGCGGTCCGAGGCGATGTCACGGGCGCGGACGTCATCCTGCTGATGTGCGCGCCCAACTACGTGACCAGCTACGTGCCGGACGCCCCACCTGAGCTGTGGCGCCGATACCTCTCCATCATCTTCGACGGCCTACGCCCGCAGGGCGCTCACCCGCTGCCCCACCCGCCGCCGGCGGCGCCCTGA
- a CDS encoding DUF305 domain-containing protein, whose protein sequence is MTGRQGRVWLAVTALAVLLVVAGVALAGRGDSRPAAGPAAATTTATTTAAPPLDAPPVVVPGRPGEPAATRAAQEVRDAAPPRYNGLDVWYVRMMIPHHQQAVEMATLAPDRAADPRVRAVADRIRAAQGPEIGVLRGWLGTRGLPAEVPGHDHGTMRGMQSAEAMRQLAAARGADFDRLFVRMMTAHHEGAVIMSTDLLKVGVDQTLQEFANAVAVEQSAEITRLRELIGD, encoded by the coding sequence ATGACCGGCCGGCAGGGACGAGTCTGGCTCGCCGTCACAGCGCTGGCGGTGCTCCTGGTCGTGGCCGGCGTGGCGCTGGCCGGGCGGGGGGACAGCCGGCCCGCGGCCGGCCCGGCCGCCGCCACCACCACGGCCACCACCACCGCTGCCCCGCCGCTCGACGCGCCGCCGGTCGTCGTGCCCGGCCGGCCGGGTGAGCCGGCGGCCACCCGCGCCGCCCAGGAGGTCCGCGACGCCGCGCCGCCGCGCTACAACGGCCTCGACGTCTGGTACGTGCGGATGATGATCCCGCACCACCAGCAGGCGGTGGAGATGGCGACCCTCGCCCCCGACCGGGCCGCCGACCCGAGGGTGCGCGCCGTCGCCGACCGCATCCGCGCCGCCCAGGGACCCGAGATCGGGGTGCTGCGCGGCTGGCTGGGCACCCGCGGGCTGCCCGCCGAGGTCCCCGGTCACGACCACGGCACGATGCGCGGGATGCAGTCCGCCGAGGCCATGCGGCAGCTCGCCGCCGCCCGGGGCGCGGACTTCGACCGCCTCTTCGTGCGGATGATGACCGCGCACCACGAGGGCGCGGTCATCATGTCCACCGACCTGCTCAAGGTCGGCGTGGACCAGACCCTCCAGGAGTTCGCCAACGCCGTCGCCGTCGAGCAGTCCGCCGAGATCACCCGCCTCCGCGAGCTGATCGGCGACTGA
- a CDS encoding linear amide C-N hydrolase, which translates to MRRTLLATGLALLLVTGGCAESRRAAAPAGAGTPSASRQDAGQAERTLASLRRVDDLPLYEMTYVGDYDPTVGVAGTPQATPFGCSLFAAGGDRSRPLFARNFDWDANPALVLRTDPPDGYASISLVDISYLGVTADPAGDRRLLNAPLLPFDGMNERGLAVGLAADDGATAAPVPGRPTVGSVRVLRLVLDAAATVDEAIAVFGRYNLDFDGGPPLHYLIADATGASAVIEFVDGGMRAEKGRGAWQALTNVPAVGVADRDLRTDHRYGVLAEALDRAGGAVDAPAALRLLDAVRQPHTRWSVTYGLRTGEVRLVTAGGGERGYRLPMS; encoded by the coding sequence ATGCGGAGGACCCTGCTCGCCACCGGGCTCGCCCTGCTCCTCGTGACCGGCGGCTGCGCCGAGAGCCGCCGGGCCGCCGCGCCGGCCGGGGCCGGCACGCCGAGCGCCTCGCGGCAGGACGCCGGCCAGGCCGAGCGGACCCTGGCCAGCCTGCGCCGGGTGGACGACCTGCCGCTGTACGAGATGACCTACGTGGGCGACTACGACCCCACCGTCGGCGTCGCGGGCACCCCGCAGGCCACCCCGTTCGGCTGCTCCCTCTTCGCCGCGGGCGGCGACCGGAGCCGGCCGCTGTTCGCCCGCAACTTCGACTGGGACGCGAACCCGGCGCTGGTGCTGCGCACCGACCCGCCGGACGGCTACGCCTCGATCTCCCTGGTGGACATCTCCTACCTGGGGGTCACGGCCGACCCGGCCGGCGACCGCCGGTTGCTGAACGCCCCGCTGCTGCCCTTCGACGGGATGAACGAGCGGGGCCTGGCCGTCGGGCTGGCCGCCGACGACGGCGCCACTGCCGCGCCGGTGCCCGGCCGGCCCACGGTCGGCTCGGTGCGCGTCCTGCGCCTGGTGCTGGACGCCGCCGCCACGGTGGACGAGGCGATCGCCGTGTTCGGGCGCTACAACCTGGACTTCGACGGCGGCCCGCCGCTGCACTACCTGATCGCCGACGCCACCGGGGCGTCCGCCGTGATCGAGTTCGTGGACGGCGGGATGCGGGCCGAGAAGGGGCGGGGCGCTTGGCAGGCTCTGACCAACGTGCCGGCCGTCGGGGTCGCCGACCGGGACCTGCGCACCGACCACCGCTACGGAGTGCTGGCCGAGGCGCTGGACCGGGCCGGCGGCGCGGTGGACGCCCCGGCGGCGCTGCGCCTGCTCGACGCCGTGCGGCAGCCGCACACCCGCTGGTCGGTGACGTACGGGCTGCGCACCGGCGAGGTGCGGCTGGTCACCGCGGGCGGCGGCGAGCGCGGCTACCGCCTGCCGATGAGCTGA
- a CDS encoding asparagine synthetase B family protein: MCGIALSIGTEADPALFRRMLAVLAPRGEVTETRQEHGLLAGVRRLRVVDRERSVQPWVSPDERHVLCYNGEVFNHHELRAELTRLGHDFRTAGDTEVVLTAFRQWGEEAVRRLRGEYAFAVVERATGRAYLARDPLGVKPLYWSRGPGCLHLASEVKALVGHGAPISEVPPGHHGWAEPDGMVRLRPYVDLLTLGAGLPMIDDPDEAALLVRVALTDSMRVRLDTDLTVGVVLSGGLDSSLALLHATQLHPDCVAVTVGAPDSPDVAYARRLAADLGVPHEVVELRPRDIRLADVREAIRISELTEYGDIINAVVSMPIFRRLRELGVKVVLTGDGSDEVFGGYPMYHRVGPERSRRLFLHRIRNLCRTELQRVDRASMGHGVEARVPFLDLSVVELAMRLPLDLKLRDGQEKWIVRRAFADLLPDYVRRRPKNPMSYSSGLHERARLYKPLFARLHRSFGYQLLEPVRRDFDSVLSRCGNDLDRALADGLARPDYTVLEHARDLVGAAKWNAVPVVRRLVGPRTRALSQASGEAE, from the coding sequence ATGTGCGGGATCGCGCTGAGCATCGGCACCGAGGCCGATCCGGCCCTCTTCCGGCGGATGCTGGCGGTCCTCGCCCCGCGCGGCGAGGTGACCGAGACGCGGCAGGAACACGGCCTGCTCGCGGGCGTACGCCGGTTGCGGGTGGTGGACCGCGAGCGGTCGGTGCAGCCCTGGGTCTCGCCCGACGAGCGGCACGTCCTCTGCTACAACGGCGAGGTCTTCAACCACCACGAGCTGCGGGCGGAGCTGACCCGGCTCGGGCACGACTTCCGCACCGCCGGCGACACCGAGGTGGTGCTCACCGCCTTCCGGCAGTGGGGCGAGGAGGCGGTGCGCCGGCTGCGCGGCGAGTACGCCTTCGCCGTGGTGGAGCGGGCCACCGGCCGGGCCTACCTGGCCCGGGACCCGCTCGGGGTGAAGCCGCTCTACTGGTCGCGCGGCCCCGGCTGCCTGCACCTCGCCTCCGAGGTGAAGGCGCTGGTCGGGCACGGCGCGCCGATCAGCGAGGTGCCGCCCGGGCACCACGGCTGGGCCGAGCCCGACGGAATGGTCCGGTTGCGCCCGTACGTCGACCTGCTCACGCTCGGCGCCGGGCTGCCGATGATCGACGACCCGGACGAGGCCGCCCTGCTCGTCCGGGTCGCGCTCACCGACAGCATGCGGGTACGGCTGGACACCGACCTCACCGTCGGGGTGGTGCTCTCCGGCGGCCTGGACAGCTCGCTGGCCCTGCTGCACGCCACCCAGCTCCACCCGGACTGCGTGGCGGTGACGGTCGGCGCCCCGGACAGCCCCGACGTGGCGTACGCCCGGCGGCTCGCCGCCGACCTGGGCGTGCCGCACGAGGTGGTCGAGTTGCGCCCGCGCGACATCCGGCTGGCCGACGTGCGCGAGGCGATCCGGATCTCCGAGCTGACCGAGTACGGCGACATCATCAACGCCGTGGTCTCGATGCCGATCTTCCGGCGGCTGCGGGAACTGGGCGTCAAGGTGGTCCTCACCGGCGACGGCTCGGACGAGGTGTTCGGCGGCTACCCCATGTACCACCGGGTGGGCCCGGAGCGGTCCCGCCGGCTCTTCCTCCACAGGATCCGCAACCTGTGCCGGACCGAGCTGCAGCGGGTGGACCGGGCCAGCATGGGCCACGGCGTGGAGGCCCGGGTGCCGTTCCTCGACCTCAGCGTGGTCGAGCTGGCCATGCGGCTGCCGCTGGACCTCAAGCTGCGCGACGGGCAGGAGAAGTGGATCGTCCGCCGGGCCTTCGCCGACCTGCTGCCCGACTACGTCCGGCGGCGGCCGAAGAACCCCATGTCGTACTCCTCCGGGCTGCACGAGCGGGCCCGGCTCTACAAGCCGCTCTTCGCCCGGCTGCACCGCTCCTTCGGCTACCAGCTGCTCGAACCCGTCCGGCGCGACTTCGACAGCGTGCTCAGCCGATGCGGCAACGACCTGGACCGGGCCCTCGCCGACGGGCTGGCCCGCCCCGACTACACCGTGCTGGAGCACGCCCGGGACCTGGTCGGCGCGGCGAAGTGGAACGCCGTACCGGTGGTCCGGCGCCTGGTCGGGCCGCGCACCAGGGCCCTGTCCCAGGCGTCAGGTGAGGCCGAGTAG
- a CDS encoding cytochrome P450 — protein sequence MSWPMIPPAPDTPVCEPPVPADDGWVVTRHADVVAVLTDPRCVVPVASGGPPGTLAWLRATVSRFSAPDRHPGRRALGVAALRDLDPDELRAAAARLAGETLDRLPGAGPAGRVEVMGRLARRVPLEVLAARLGLADPAAAAPAVTAVAAAYHPGAERAAVARADRAVAALLALSPPAPAEAAANRIGLLVQAADATAGLIGAAVRHGLGAPAPLDTADLLAEVLRLDPPVRATRRVATGALRLGGREIGPDAALLLRFDAANRDPAVHPDPDRFRPGRPGRVLTFGAGPRGCPGEWHALALAAGVVDVLRDRCRPAGTPARYAPHPTLRVPTDLEVMFR from the coding sequence ATGAGTTGGCCCATGATCCCGCCCGCCCCGGACACGCCCGTCTGCGAACCGCCGGTACCCGCCGACGACGGCTGGGTGGTGACCCGGCACGCCGATGTCGTCGCCGTGCTGACCGATCCCCGGTGCGTGGTGCCGGTCGCGTCCGGCGGGCCGCCCGGCACCCTGGCCTGGCTGCGCGCGACGGTCAGCCGGTTCAGCGCCCCGGACCGGCATCCCGGCCGGCGCGCGCTCGGAGTGGCCGCGCTCCGCGACCTCGACCCGGACGAGCTGCGCGCCGCCGCCGCCCGGCTGGCCGGCGAGACGCTGGACCGGCTCCCCGGTGCCGGGCCGGCGGGCCGGGTGGAGGTGATGGGCCGGCTGGCGCGGCGCGTACCCCTGGAGGTGCTGGCCGCGCGGCTCGGCCTGGCCGACCCGGCGGCGGCCGCGCCGGCGGTGACCGCGGTGGCCGCCGCCTACCATCCCGGCGCCGAGCGGGCGGCGGTGGCCCGCGCCGACCGGGCGGTGGCCGCACTGCTGGCCCTGTCGCCGCCGGCTCCGGCCGAGGCCGCCGCGAACCGGATCGGGCTGCTGGTGCAGGCCGCCGACGCCACCGCCGGGCTGATCGGCGCCGCCGTCCGGCACGGGCTGGGCGCACCGGCCCCGCTCGACACCGCCGACCTGCTGGCCGAGGTGCTGCGCCTGGACCCGCCGGTGCGCGCCACCCGCCGCGTCGCGACCGGCGCGCTGCGCCTCGGCGGCCGGGAGATCGGCCCGGACGCGGCGCTGCTGCTCCGCTTCGACGCGGCCAACCGGGACCCGGCCGTCCACCCGGACCCGGACCGGTTCCGCCCCGGCCGCCCCGGCCGGGTGCTGACCTTCGGCGCCGGCCCCCGGGGCTGCCCGGGCGAATGGCACGCCCTCGCCCTCGCCGCCGGCGTGGTCGACGTGCTGCGCGACCGGTGCCGGCCCGCCGGGACGCCGGCCCGCTACGCCCCGCACCCCACCCTGCGTGTCCCGACCGACCTCGAGGTGATGTTCCGATGA
- a CDS encoding 2'-5' RNA ligase family protein, with translation MRTVELLCSAELEEAVREAWDRLAAAGLPSLARHPHPTNRPHLTLASVDEFPPGAEQRLADLCDAALPLPVRLDRVAVLDGSAPLVWLLRPTPQLTALHGAVWDVLAGAPGPQPWHLPGRWVPHLSLALRFRDADRRRARAVTGPERPGGEFVAARSYDSDTRTVHELTPACPHPGP, from the coding sequence GTGCGTACGGTCGAACTGCTCTGCTCGGCGGAGCTGGAGGAGGCGGTACGGGAGGCCTGGGATCGGCTAGCCGCCGCCGGCCTGCCGAGCCTGGCCCGCCACCCGCACCCGACGAACCGGCCGCACCTGACCCTCGCCTCGGTCGACGAGTTCCCGCCCGGCGCGGAGCAGCGCCTCGCCGACCTCTGCGACGCGGCGCTGCCGCTGCCGGTCCGGCTGGACCGGGTGGCGGTCCTCGACGGCAGCGCCCCGCTGGTCTGGCTGCTCCGCCCCACACCGCAGCTGACCGCCCTGCACGGCGCGGTCTGGGACGTGCTCGCCGGGGCGCCCGGGCCGCAGCCCTGGCACCTGCCCGGGCGCTGGGTGCCGCACCTGAGCCTGGCCCTGCGGTTCCGCGACGCCGACCGCCGCCGGGCCCGGGCGGTCACCGGCCCGGAGCGGCCGGGCGGGGAGTTCGTGGCGGCCCGCAGCTACGACAGCGACACCCGGACGGTCCACGAGCTGACCCCGGCCTGCCCGCACCCCGGCCCCTGA
- a CDS encoding LVIVD repeat-containing protein: MISIRTSRTRIVSLAAAGLLVAGVVAAPPSSAQEIPRAQAAPATVDNVVPGVDEISSSPNLRQVANLPKQAPFDTSAAFGTDIAFQGRYAFVGNYDGFVVYDVSRPSAPTVVSQVLCPGSQNDVSVHGDLLFLSTDSSRSDDSCSSVAQPASEAESWEGIKIFDIGDKRNPRYVKSVETACGSHTHTLVPGKDRRTVYLYVSSYSPRVEFPDCQPPHDSISIVKVPLRSPTDAAVVATPNLFPDGGYPGIPGEKSATTGCHDITAYPAKDIAAGACMGDGILLDIADREAPRVIERVRDTENFAFWHSATFNNSGTKVVFTDELGGGGAATCNEVTGPNRGADAIYDITGRGDNRRLAFRSYYKIPRANADTENCVAHNGSLVPVPGRDIMVQAWYQGGISVWDFTDSRHPKEIAFWERGPLDAGQLRTGGSWSAYWYNGHIFSSDIQKGLDVLELRDPRTWPAQLFRVPELNVQTQTGYLSW, encoded by the coding sequence ATGATCAGCATCCGCACGTCCCGAACCCGGATCGTCAGCCTCGCCGCCGCCGGCCTGCTCGTCGCCGGCGTCGTCGCCGCCCCACCCAGCAGCGCCCAGGAGATCCCCCGGGCGCAGGCCGCACCGGCCACCGTGGACAACGTCGTCCCCGGGGTCGACGAGATCTCCAGCAGCCCCAACCTGCGCCAGGTCGCCAACCTGCCGAAGCAGGCGCCGTTCGACACCTCCGCGGCGTTCGGCACCGACATCGCCTTCCAGGGCCGGTACGCCTTCGTCGGCAACTACGACGGCTTCGTGGTCTACGACGTCTCCCGGCCGAGCGCGCCGACCGTCGTGTCCCAGGTGCTCTGCCCGGGCTCCCAGAACGACGTCTCCGTCCACGGTGACCTGCTCTTCCTGTCGACCGACTCGTCCCGCAGCGACGACTCCTGCAGCAGCGTCGCCCAGCCCGCCTCCGAGGCGGAGTCCTGGGAGGGCATCAAGATCTTCGACATCGGCGACAAGCGCAACCCGCGCTACGTCAAGTCGGTGGAGACCGCCTGCGGCTCGCACACCCACACGCTGGTGCCGGGCAAGGACCGGCGGACCGTCTACCTGTACGTCTCGTCGTACAGCCCGCGGGTCGAGTTCCCGGACTGCCAGCCGCCGCACGACTCGATCTCCATCGTGAAGGTGCCGCTGCGGTCGCCGACCGACGCGGCCGTGGTGGCCACCCCGAACCTGTTCCCGGACGGCGGCTACCCGGGCATCCCCGGTGAGAAGTCGGCCACCACCGGTTGCCACGACATCACCGCGTACCCGGCGAAGGACATCGCGGCCGGCGCCTGCATGGGCGACGGCATCCTGCTCGACATCGCCGACCGGGAGGCGCCGCGGGTGATCGAGCGGGTCCGCGACACCGAGAACTTCGCCTTCTGGCACTCGGCGACGTTCAACAACTCCGGCACCAAGGTGGTGTTCACCGACGAGCTGGGCGGCGGTGGCGCCGCGACCTGCAACGAGGTCACCGGGCCGAACCGCGGTGCGGACGCCATCTACGACATCACCGGTCGCGGCGACAACCGCCGGCTGGCGTTCCGCAGCTACTACAAGATCCCGCGGGCCAACGCCGACACCGAGAACTGCGTGGCCCACAACGGCTCGCTGGTGCCGGTGCCCGGCCGCGACATCATGGTCCAGGCCTGGTACCAGGGCGGCATCTCGGTCTGGGACTTCACCGACTCCCGGCACCCCAAGGAGATCGCCTTCTGGGAGCGGGGTCCGCTGGACGCCGGTCAGCTCCGCACCGGTGGCTCCTGGTCGGCCTACTGGTACAACGGCCACATCTTCTCCAGCGACATCCAGAAGGGCCTGGACGTGCTGGAGCTGCGCGACCCGCGTACCTGGCCGGCGCAGCTGTTCCGGGTGCCCGAGCTGAACGTGCAGACCCAGACGGGTTACCTGAGCTGGTGA
- a CDS encoding nuclear transport factor 2 family protein: MTADIRELQRAFDEAELHADTDRLNALLAEDFMSIGEQGYLLDKRQWIDRHADFAYLSLTTTEVDVRRYDRAAIVRCVQNARATWRHDVMTLTVRVSQTWVELTDGWRLAGIQFSSLDRAALLGLT, from the coding sequence GTGACAGCTGACATCCGCGAACTCCAGCGGGCATTCGACGAGGCTGAGTTGCACGCCGACACCGACCGTTTGAACGCCCTGCTGGCGGAGGACTTCATGTCCATCGGCGAGCAGGGCTACCTGCTGGACAAACGGCAGTGGATCGACCGGCACGCCGACTTCGCCTACCTGTCCCTGACCACAACCGAAGTCGACGTGCGCCGCTACGACCGCGCCGCGATCGTGCGGTGCGTTCAGAACGCCCGGGCGACCTGGCGCCACGACGTGATGACGTTGACAGTCCGAGTGAGCCAGACCTGGGTCGAACTGACCGACGGCTGGCGCCTCGCCGGCATCCAGTTCAGTTCGCTCGACCGGGCGGCCCTACTCGGCCTCACCTGA
- a CDS encoding isocitrate lyase/PEP mutase family protein: MNMNDRAAAFRALHRPGRPLLLPNAWDHASAAALAARGHPAVGTTSLGVAAAAGKPDGTGATRDDTLDLARRLRDLPVLLTVDIEDGFSADPAAVAGFVGELAALGVVGVNLEDGRPDGSLAPVDLAAARIAAVKAAVPGMFVNARTDAWWLGVPDARPAALERAAAYRAAGADGLFAPGAPDDTVGSLVAEVGLPLNVLHRTGGPDLATLGRLGVARVSTGSLLFRAALGAALHLADAVGAGRDAGLPSAPDYGWVQGLSAG; encoded by the coding sequence ATGAACATGAATGACCGCGCCGCCGCCTTCCGCGCCCTGCACCGGCCGGGCCGGCCCCTGCTGCTGCCCAACGCCTGGGACCACGCCTCCGCCGCGGCGCTCGCCGCACGGGGCCACCCGGCCGTGGGCACCACCAGCCTCGGGGTGGCCGCGGCGGCGGGCAAGCCGGACGGGACGGGGGCCACCCGCGACGACACCCTCGACCTGGCCCGCCGCCTTCGCGACCTGCCGGTGCTGCTCACCGTCGACATCGAGGACGGCTTCAGCGCCGACCCGGCGGCCGTGGCCGGGTTCGTCGGCGAGCTGGCCGCGCTCGGCGTGGTGGGGGTGAACCTGGAGGACGGCCGGCCGGACGGCAGCCTCGCGCCGGTGGATCTCGCCGCCGCGCGGATCGCCGCGGTGAAGGCCGCCGTGCCGGGGATGTTCGTCAACGCCCGCACCGACGCCTGGTGGCTGGGCGTGCCCGACGCGCGGCCGGCGGCGCTGGAGCGGGCGGCGGCGTACCGGGCGGCGGGCGCCGACGGGCTGTTCGCCCCGGGCGCGCCGGACGACACGGTCGGGTCGCTGGTGGCCGAGGTGGGGCTGCCGCTCAACGTGTTGCACCGGACGGGCGGCCCGGACCTGGCCACGCTGGGCCGGCTCGGGGTGGCGCGGGTGAGCACCGGCTCGCTGCTGTTCCGCGCCGCCCTCGGCGCGGCGCTGCACCTGGCGGACGCGGTCGGCGCCGGTCGGGACGCGGGCCTGCCGTCCGCACCGGATTACGGCTGGGTCCAGGGACTCTCGGCGGGATGA
- a CDS encoding DUF1203 domain-containing protein — protein MTRTRTRYVIQPVAAEVLAEVRRTGRDASGQPPERCCAEGGEPLRCCLRDAAPGEALLLFGYAPPLPPGPYREVGPIFTHAADCPGPADVTAYPADWRGRPQVLRAYDRRGRIVGGRRHDGDDPEAVVAELLADPAVDRLHSRNVVYGCWMFTVVRG, from the coding sequence ATGACGAGGACGCGCACCAGGTACGTGATCCAACCCGTGGCCGCCGAGGTGCTGGCCGAGGTGCGGCGGACCGGCCGCGACGCCTCCGGCCAGCCGCCCGAGCGGTGCTGCGCCGAGGGCGGCGAGCCGCTGCGCTGCTGCCTCCGCGACGCCGCGCCTGGCGAGGCGCTGCTGCTCTTCGGGTACGCCCCGCCGCTGCCGCCCGGCCCGTACCGCGAGGTGGGGCCGATCTTCACGCACGCCGCCGACTGCCCCGGCCCGGCGGACGTGACGGCGTACCCGGCCGACTGGCGGGGGCGACCCCAGGTGCTGCGGGCGTACGACCGGCGGGGCCGGATCGTGGGCGGCCGGCGGCACGACGGCGACGACCCGGAGGCGGTCGTCGCCGAGCTGCTGGCCGACCCCGCGGTGGACCGCCTGCACAGCCGCAACGTGGTGTACGGCTGCTGGATGTTCACCGTGGTCCGCGGCTGA